In Dromiciops gliroides isolate mDroGli1 chromosome 4, mDroGli1.pri, whole genome shotgun sequence, one DNA window encodes the following:
- the CALHM5 gene encoding calcium homeostasis modulator protein 5 — MDGIQNILKFLTNQKNVIGYSFMALLTLGGERLFSVVAFRCPCSTENFTYGLVFLLAPAWVLLIIGYFLNSKMWRLFTGCCVNPRKIFPKGNSCHFFYVFGQITLNALVAPMMWLSVALLNGTFYECAMSGTKNELFLKMICKDKSSECWNELHKVACGKTSMSSADTHELKLTLQAQSQILGWCVVSMAAFFSLITTCYVRCRSKISHLQMKFWKIYADQEKEHFEKIFQDYAARLSERNLKCFFENKKPSDFPMPTFEAWEAASELYSFNRTQQHYSTLHRVVEDGQEIISEDTETALDFVDSRAIV, encoded by the exons ATGGATGGGAttcagaacattttaaaattcctcaCTAATCAGAAAAATGTCATTGGTTACAGCTTTATGGCTTTGCTTACGCTAGGAGGTGAACGGCTCTTCTCAGTTGTTGCTTTCAGATGTCCATGTAGCACAGAAAACTTTACCTATGGATTGGTCTTTCTCCTTGCCCCAGCCTGGGTGTTACTGATCATTGGCTACTTTTTAAATAGCAAGATGTGGAGACTCTTCACAGGCTGCTGTGTGAACCCCAGAAAAATCTTCCCCAAGGGGAACAGCTGccatttcttttatgtctttggcCAGATCACTTTAAATGCCCTGGTGGCCCCTATGATGTGGCTTTCTGTGGCTTTGCTCAATGGGACCTTTTATGAATGTGCCATGAGTGGCACTAAGAATGAACTGTTCCTGAAGATGATTTGCAAGGACAAGTCCTCTGAGTGCTGGAATGAGCTGCACAAAGTAGCTTGTGGCAAAACAAGCATGTCCTCTGCAGACACCCATGAACTGAAGCTAACTCTACAAGCACAGTCtcag ATCCTAGGGTGGTGTGTGGTTTCCATGGCTGCCTTCTTCTCTCTGATCACCACCTGCTATGTCAGATGCCGATCTAAGATCAGCCATCTTCAGATGAAGTTCTGGAAGATATATGCAGACCAGGAGAAGGAGCATTTTGAGAAAATTTTCCAGGACTATGCAGCCAGGCTGAGTGAGAGGAACCTAAAATGTTTTTTTGAGAACAAAAAACCAAGTGATTTCCCCATGCCCACCTTTGAGGCCTGGGAGGCTGCCTCAGAGCTATACTCCTTCAACCGAACTCAGCAACACTATAGCACCCTCCACCGGGTGGTGGAAGACGGGCAGGAAATCATTAGTGAAGACACAGAGACAGCTTTGGACTTTGTGGACAGCAGGGCTATTGTCTAG